The DNA window ttacttaccctatcctaggtattccttgaagaggtggggtttcaggtgtctccggaaggtggtgattgactccgctgtcctggcgtcgtgagggagtttgttccaccattggggggccagagcagcgaacagttttgactgggctgagcgggaactgtacttcctcagtggtagggaggcgagcaggccagaggtggatgaacgcagtgcccttgtttgggtgtagggcctgatcagagcctggaggtactgaggtgccgttcccctcacagctccgtaggcttTCTACTCTGTCAATCatgacagccttggtttctcaaatgattgcctcgcctggttcaccaactacttctctgatagagttcagtgtgtcaaatcggagggtctgctgtccggacctctggcagtctctatggggatgccacagggttcaattcttggaccgactctcttctctgtacacatcaatgatgtcgctcttgctgctggtgagtctctgatccacctctacgcagacgacaccattctgtatacttctgacccttctttggacactgtgttaataacaaccctccaggcaagcttcaatgccatacaactctccttccgtggcctccaattgctcttaaatacaagtaaaactaaatgcatgctcttcaaccgatcgctgcctgcacttgcccgcctgtccaacatcactactctggacggctctgacttcgaatacgtggacaactacaaatacctaggtgcctggttagactgcaaactctccttccagacccacatcaaacatatccaatccaaagataaatctagaattggcttcctatttcgcaacaaagcatccttcactcatgctgccaaacatacccttgtaaaacaggccatcctaccaatcctcgacttctgcgatgttatttacaaaataggctccaataccctactcaacaaattggatgcagtctatcacagtgcaatccattttgtcaccaaagccccatatactacccaacaTTGCAACCTGtgcgctctcgttggctggccctcgcttcatactcgtcaccaaacccactggctccatgtcatctacaagaccaccctgctaggtaaagtccccccttatctcagctcgctggtcaccatagcatcacccacctgtagcacgcactccagcaggtatatctctctggtcacccccaagaccaattatttctttggtcgcctctccttccagttctctgctgccaatgactggaaggaactacaaaaatctctgaaactggaaacacttatctccctcactagctttaagcaccaactgtcagagcagctcacagattactgcacctgtacatagcccacttataatttagcccaaaccactacctctttccctaatctatttattttatttatttatttatttagctcctttgcaccccattatttttatttctgctttgcacattcttccactgcaaatctaccattccagtgttttacttgttaTTGTAAcagcgttcgtctgttgaaagaggagcggaccaaaatgcggcgtggtggttactcatgttctttaatggaaatatacgatacatgaaataacaataatatatacaaaacaacaaaacgaaacgcgaaaacctatacagcctatcttgtgataacaaacacagagacaggaacaatcacccacgaaacactcacagaatatggctgcctaaatatggctcccaatcagagacaacgataattcacctgactctgattgagaaccgcctcaggcagaaATAGACTACGTACACACCACACAAAagcccaagacaaaaaacacaccacaataacccatgtcacaccctggcctgaccaaataaataaagaaaacacaaaatactaagaccaaggcgtgacagttatATAGACATTTACtttggcctttttttgcctttacctcccttatctcacctcatttgctcacatcgtatatagacttgtttatactgtattattgactgtatgtttgttttactccatgtgtaactctgtgtcattgtatgtgtcgaactgctttgttttatcttggccaggttgcaattgtaaatgagaacttgcctacctggttaaataaaggtgaaaaaaatcagAGGACAGTCTAAATTTGATATAATAGGTTTTCATGTCATGTGATCAGTAATCAGGAGAGGTACTTTCTTGTGTGCTTTTATTCCATTCTCCCATTCATATGAGTAGAACCATGAAGACCAGACTAGGCTGCCTGTCCAATAAGTCTGACTCATACCCCGACATCACTGAGTTCCTGCCCCCTGCCCAGGACAGGGCCACCAGATGCCGAAAGTAAGTAGatattttcatcagatgacattgTTCCAGTCCCTCCCATTGATATAGAATGTACGTATTATTACTCGCAATGCCAGAAATAtgtcatacagttgaagtcggatgtttacataacttatgtttttcaaccactccacaaatgtcttgttaagcaagtcggttaggacatctactttgtggatggcacaagtcatttttccaacaattgtttacagacagattatttcacttataattccctgtatcacaattccagtgggtcacaagtttacatacactaagttgactgtgtctttaaacagcttggaaaattccagaaaactttgtcatggctttagaagcttccggtaggctaattgacatcatttgagtcaattgaaggtgtacctgtagatgtctttcaatgcctaccttcaaactcagtgcatctttgcttgacatcataagaaaatcaaaagaaaccagccaagacctcagaaaaaaatggtagacctccacaagtctggttcatccttgggagcaatttccaaacgcctgaaggtaccacgctcatctgtacaaacattagTATGCAGTCTaatcaccatgggaccactcagccatcataccgttcaggaaggatatacgttctgtctcctagagattaacatactttggtgcaaaaagtgcaaatcaatcccagaaaaacagcacaggaccttgtgaagatgctggaggaaacaggtacaaacgtatctatatccacagtaaaatgagtcctataatcggcataacctgaaaagccgctcagcaaggaagaagccactgctccaaaactgccataaaaaagccagactatggtttgcagctgcacatggggacaaagatagtaaTTTTTGtaggaatgtcctctggtctgatgaaacaaaaatagaactgtttggccataatgaccatcgttatgtttggaggaaaaagggggaggcttgcaagccaaagaacaccatcccaaccgtgaagcacgggggtggcagtatcatgtttgtgggggtgatttgctgaaggagggcctggtgcacctcacaaaatagatgtcatcatgagggaggaaaatgatgtggatatattgaagcaacatctcaagacattagtcaggaagttaaagcttggtcgcaaatgggtcttccaaatggacaatgacccgaagcttatttccaaaattgtggcaaaatcgcttaaggacaacaaagtcgaggtattggagtggccatctcaaagccctgacctcaatcccatagaaaatgtgtggtcagaactgaaataGTGTGTgcgaggaggcctacaaacctgactcagttacaccagctctgtcaggaggaatgtcaggaggaatgggaaaaaattcatccaacttattgcgggacgcttgtggaagactacccaaaacatttgatctaagttaaacaatttaaagcaaTGCttcaaaatactaattgagtgtatgtagacttctgacccactgggaatatgattaaagaaataatagctgaaataaatcattctctctacaattattctgacatctcacattcttaaaataaaatggtgattctaactgacctaaaacagagaacgtttactcagattaaatgtcaggaattcaTAAAACTCAGTttatatgtatttggctaaggtgtatataaacttctgacttcagctgtatgtaataagactacGCGATAGACGGTGTAGACTCTTTTTGAAACACCTCTTAAactatcaatgtgtgtgtgttgaattgCCTTTATCTGCATGGTTGGATCCACATTTGAAAACATGTCACTGTATATTTCTGTCTTTTCTTCAAGGCTGTCAAAAGATGAAGTCGTTCTGTGGGCAGATTCCTTCGATGTTCTTCTGTCGAACAAGTGTAAGTCCCTTTTTATTGACAAGTATCAGTGAATCCTTCTCCTTAGAGTTCGATATGAGAAATTGAACCAAAATAAGGAggaaacaatatatatatttttttttatcaaccAACCCCTCCAAAAAACTGCCCGTGCCATTGTTAGCGAAGCAAACCACGCAACTGTACGGATTACATTTTTTTCCTCAGTCTCATTCTATACCCCTTCTGTTCCCTTTGAAAATATGATTGCCTCTCTATTTCCTTTGACAAGATGATTGTCTTTCTGTATCCTATCTGAGGATGGCTCCCTACATCAGTCCATTTCCTTCCCCCTAAACCCTTCTTATGTAAGATCCGCTGTCTGTCTGGCTATTGATGTGTGACTCATTGTGTTACTCCTCAACACACAATGAGTCACACGCTTGGTTGTGACCTTCTCTGTGGATTACACAATAACACACATGTTCCTGTGCAaatacacacatgcaaacacacacacagactcacaagcacacacatagCGTTCacgtgcaggcacacacacacacgtgacagGTTAAGTGTGTTCATAATAACAGGTCATCTGAAGAGACTGtcagtgttctctctctcactcgcacATACACTCTCACTAGAGAACCTGAccaaaaaagagagaaaagggagtgATAGCTGTAGGCTCTCCACAGGGAGCGGAAAACTAGACTGCACTGTAGGAAGACAGACGACCTCCCTTGACTTTAGTTCtatttaattttatttttcaGTGCGTCAATGAACAACAACTTGCTGTTTTTTAATATTACAATAATATTTTGTCCAAACTAGAGATATACTCACAACTCAAGTCATATGGTAATGTTATGTTAATGGTCatttgtaatgtaatgtgtgaatGTTTCAAATTAGCATTTGTCTCTATTGAGTTAATCAAGCAGTACTGTAAACCCTTCTACTAACTCTTTAGCAGGTGGTGCTGTTGTATAACATAGACAAATTGGTGTAAACTTCAATCATGGTTTGACGTCACATCCACACGTAACCTCGTATGACCCTAGCTGCATGAAAGTCTAGGCTCTCAGTCTGCTTGTTCCTGTAATTGACAAATATTATCCTCAGACAGAAGGGGACAAAGGGAAACACTTCTGTAACCAGTTTCACCAAACACCATTTTTAAAAtgatttcacatttatttaaccaggtaggccagttgagaagttctcatttacaactgcgacctggcaatgAGTAAAGAGACCATGATGCTGAACTAAATCTATGTTTTTCAATATTAAATTATAATCTTTATGTGTACATTAGCTCTCTCTGTGTAGTGTATTTCTGCATTATGTAAGGAAAATCGAATGAGAGTGAGAAATgaacactgacctacagtacattcaGACATTGGAAGGCCTTTGCTTGACTACCAGATAATAGCCTATTCCTAAAGAGGCTAATTAATTAAAACCTATAAAAATATAAGCtaatatatggaattgttttaagatgatcATACCATGGATAATTGAGCTCTTTGATTTAGAATGTTAGCACCCCTttaggtaaaaaaaaacatttaaattacaTATCATTTGATAGAATATTGAATTTGGTCTTTACAACTacagcccatacaaacacattgaataacacattcataattGGGGAAAAAGTCAGTCATAAGGAATAAGGTCACacggaataaggttttgaagtgtctgtcctatatctgggAGAAATAGGAAAGCTCAGGATCTTTGTATATTTTTTGGGACACATATTGTAAGAATAAAGCAGGGCGAGAGAATCTTCCTCCAAGCTAAGTTCAATGCTTTTTTATTGTGAACACTGTCTGTTGACAAGGCTGTATGTAGTCACAGTGTCCCTGGTGATTTTCCTATAACCAGTGTgtagtgagagtgtgtgagtaATGTTGGTGATAGGGCCTGATGGACtactctactgctgctgctgggcaAATGTTAAGCAAATAAATGcaagagaaaagagggagggagggagtgaaggagggataGCAAGTATGGAGAAAACATGTTAACATGACATGGCCGATTGCAAAACATGACCTCCTGTGTTTTCATTGATGTCAGACAAATTGATCACTTATCTTTGATTGATGAATACAAAAATCTCATTGAAGGTTTGTGGGCCATATGTTTATGTTCTAATAACAGAGCTCTTCCCTGTGCTGAGAACAAGAGCACACTCTGCATCTGAGACAATATCAACACATGGTAAACAACCCTGTTAGTATCTACAGCTGCTCTCTGTGAAGAAAAAAATAGGTGCTGGGATACAATATCGATCTTTgtaaagactctctctctctctctctctctctctctctctctctctcactctctcactcactctctcaccaccactcaccactcaccactcaccaccacactcacaccactcaccaccaccaccactcaccactcactcactcaccacactcaccaccaccaccaccactcaccaccaccactcaccactctcactctcacactctcacactcactcactcactcactcactctcactgtcCGTTAGCTCTTCTATCTATCTGATGGATGTTTTGTGTCTTAGGTGGCCTGGCTGCCTTCCAGGCTTTTCTCCAGACGGAGTTCAGCGACGAGAACATTGAGTTCTGGATGGCCTGCGAGGAATATAAAAAAATCAAGACTCCCGCTAAATTGATGACCAAAATTAACAAGATCTACAATGAGTTTATTGATGTCAAGGCTCCCAGAGAGGTTTGTGTTTGATCAAATGACTAATGATGCAACATATTCACTTTGTCTCTTTTAAGGCCAGGCACCACACCCTAATAGGGTATTTTCCCCTTAATCATATCACAATCTTTTACCAGTTGAAAGTGTACAGAAATCTAATCGTTTTTTGTATTAAATATGAAAATTATAtgtgtatatttgtgtatatttgtgtatattatgtgtatatttgtgtatatttgCATATCACACAAATACATTTTTCTGGACGCTGAATGAAGAAAGACTAAATATTAATGTTTCATTTTGTTAAGACACTCCATGGCTGGACTTACACATAGATTGTTTTTTAAAGTATTTATTCACACATTTATTCACACATCTATCTGTAAACACTAAAGAAAGATAGGTAAAATGCCTTTAAAATGGCACAGTTTTCAGAAGAAAATGTAATCtagaaaatttaaaaaatgaaagtaAATTAACATGTAACATTCTCTATGAAATGGGCTTCGACTTTTTGATGAGTAAGAATAAGATCAAATA is part of the Oncorhynchus keta strain PuntledgeMale-10-30-2019 chromosome 26, Oket_V2, whole genome shotgun sequence genome and encodes:
- the LOC118358709 gene encoding regulator of G-protein signaling 8-like gives rise to the protein MKTRLGCLSNKSDSYPDITEFLPPAQDRATRCRKLSKDEVVLWADSFDVLLSNKCGLAAFQAFLQTEFSDENIEFWMACEEYKKIKTPAKLMTKINKIYNEFIDVKAPREVNIDFRTREVMRQSLAEPTPSSLNEVQARVHSLMEKDSYPRFLHSKIYQDLLGMQYTHCHRNSV